The DNA segment ATTGATAACTAATATAGGAGAAGTTTTTCAACAAAACTATAAACTTGATGCAGATTTTACTGAAAATGATATAGCAGAGGTTAATAAACTTCTTCAAAGTTATTTTTATGATGTTGATATGGCAACAGCCCATGTAATTATTCACGGAGAGCTAGAAAAATATTTGAAAACTCGAGTTAATAATTATGACATGATAGTTGTTGCATTAAATAGATTACTTCAACATAAAATTAAGAAGACTGTAGCGTTGGGTGGTAAGTATAATTTATTAAAACAACCTGATATAGATAATGTAGAAAAATTAAAAGAAGTAGTATCGCTCTTAGAAGATGATAAAATAGTCGAATTGCTAGATAGTAGCATAGATGCTAATAGTTCAGATACTTGTATAAAAATAGGAAAGGAACTTGCATTAGATAATTTGGCAGATTTATCGCTGGTATCTAGTAAATATAATACATCAAAAGGTCAAGGTGTTATCGCCGTATTTGGACCGAAGAGAATGGACTATTCAAAAATTATGACACTAATTGGTTGTGTCAGAGATAATTTAAATAATAATTTGAAATAATTTAGGAGGTAGAGATGACTACTGAAGAAAAAAATGAAAATCTACAAGAAGAAGTAGTTGAAGAGAGTTCTGAAAATGCTGAAGAGACTACAGAAGTAGTAGAAGAAAAAACAGCAGAAGAACTGCTTCAAGAAAAAATAGAAAAATTAGAAGAAGAGGTAAAAGCTTCTGAAGATAAATATTTACGACTTTATGCGGAGTTTGAAAATTTTAAACGTCGTAAAAATCAAGAAATTGAAACGAATAATATTTATAAGAGTCAAAAAGTTATCACAGAAATTTTACCAAGTTTAGATAATTTGGAAAGAGCATTACAAGTAGACAGCGATAATGAAGAAGTGAAGGCTCTTCGTAAAGGTGTAGAAATGGTCTACGAAGGAATATTAAATGTTTTGAAAACTGAAGGTGTAGAAGAAGTAGAAACTGAAAATGTTCAGTTCGATCCAAATATTCATCATGCGGTAATGCAAGGTGAAGAAAGTGATAAGGAAAGTGGAGTGATTTTAGATACTTTCCAAAAAGGATATAAATTAAAAGATAGAGTAATTCGTCCAGCAATGGTGAAAGTTAACCAGTAGGCAGACGGATTAAAGATTAAATTAAGCAATTAGAAATTTTGTTAGAATAAAATTATTTTAACAAATAGACATGAATTTTTTGAATAAATTATAGAAAACGGAGGACAAAAATATGTCAAAAATTATTGGTATCGACTTAGGTACAACTTATAGTGCAGTAGCAGTTTTAGAAGGTGGGGAAGCTAAAATTATCCCTAACCCAGAAGGTAACAGAACAACTCCTTCTGTAGTAGCGTTTAAAGGTGATGAAATTCAAGTAGGGGAAGTAGCGAAACGTCAAGCAATTACTAACCCAAATACAGTAATTTCAATCAAACGTCACATGGGTACAGATTATAAAGAAAATGTAAATGGTCGTGATTATTCTCCACAAGAAATTTCCGCTATGATTTTACAAAACTTAAAAGCAACAGCTGAGGCTTATCTTGGAGAAAAAGTTAGTAGAGCGGTAATCACAGTACCTGCATACTTCAACGATGCTCAACGTCAAGCAACAAAAGATGCTGGTAAAATCGCTGGATTAGAAGTAGAAAGAATTATTAACGAACCGACAGCAGCAGCGCTAGCTTATGGTTTAGATAAAACTGATATCGATCAAAAAGTATTAGTATTTGACCTTGGTGGTGGTACATTCGACGTATCTATCCTTGAATTAGGAGATGGTGTATTTGAAGTATTAGCTACATCAGGAGATAACCTATTAGGTGGGGATGACTTTGACCAAGCTATTATCGATTACTTAGTAGCAGAATTTAAAAAAGAACAAGGTATCGATTTATCACAAGATAAAATGGCAATGCAACGTCTTAAAGATGCAGCAGAAAAAGCTAAAAAAGATTTATCTGGTGTAACATCAACTCAAATTTCTCTACCATTTATCTCTGCAGGAGCTAATGGACCAGTTCACTTAGAAAATACTTTAACACGTGCTAAATTTGATGAATTAACTCGTAATTTAGTAGAAAAAACTTTAGTACCAACTCGTCAAGCATTGAGTGATGCTGGGCTTAACCCAAGTGAAATTGACCAAGTAATATTAGTAGGTGGATCTACTCGTATTCCAGCTGTTCAAGAAGCTATCAAAAAAGAAATGGGCAAAGAACCTCATAAAGGTGTAAACCCAGACGAAGTAGTAGCTATGGGTGCTGCTATCCAAGGAGGGGTAATCACAGGGGATGTTAAAGACGTAGTATTATTAGACGTTACACCTTTATCATTAGGTATCGAAACTATGGGATCTGTAATGACAGTATTAATCCCAAGAAATACTACTATTCCAACATCTAAATCTCAAGTATTCTCAACAGCAGCAGATAACCAACCAGCTGTTGATATCCATGTGCTTCAAGGTGAAAGACCAATGGCATCTGATAACAAAACACTAGGAAGATTCCAACTTTCAGATATACCACCAGCACCACGTGGAGTACCTCAAATCGAAGTTACATTTGATATCGAT comes from the Gemella morbillorum genome and includes:
- the hrcA gene encoding heat-inducible transcriptional repressor HrcA, encoding MLIDRQVLILQSIVENFITTNQPVGSKQLAENIDFSSATIRNDMSKLEKEGLIKKTHISSGRVPSEKGYRYYVDYIKKEYELTNNDNEKLKELISGDYVSEDNYLEKNAIILSDLTDCTAVILAPTKTDRRINKIEVILLSSRSILVILITNIGEVFQQNYKLDADFTENDIAEVNKLLQSYFYDVDMATAHVIIHGELEKYLKTRVNNYDMIVVALNRLLQHKIKKTVALGGKYNLLKQPDIDNVEKLKEVVSLLEDDKIVELLDSSIDANSSDTCIKIGKELALDNLADLSLVSSKYNTSKGQGVIAVFGPKRMDYSKIMTLIGCVRDNLNNNLK
- the dnaK gene encoding molecular chaperone DnaK — encoded protein: MSKIIGIDLGTTYSAVAVLEGGEAKIIPNPEGNRTTPSVVAFKGDEIQVGEVAKRQAITNPNTVISIKRHMGTDYKENVNGRDYSPQEISAMILQNLKATAEAYLGEKVSRAVITVPAYFNDAQRQATKDAGKIAGLEVERIINEPTAAALAYGLDKTDIDQKVLVFDLGGGTFDVSILELGDGVFEVLATSGDNLLGGDDFDQAIIDYLVAEFKKEQGIDLSQDKMAMQRLKDAAEKAKKDLSGVTSTQISLPFISAGANGPVHLENTLTRAKFDELTRNLVEKTLVPTRQALSDAGLNPSEIDQVILVGGSTRIPAVQEAIKKEMGKEPHKGVNPDEVVAMGAAIQGGVITGDVKDVVLLDVTPLSLGIETMGSVMTVLIPRNTTIPTSKSQVFSTAADNQPAVDIHVLQGERPMASDNKTLGRFQLSDIPPAPRGVPQIEVTFDIDKNGIVNVTAKDLGTQKQQKITIESSSSLSDEDIDRMVKEAEANADADAKRKEEADIRNEADQLSFQADKAVEEAEGKVDQALIDTIKTKNEALKEAIKNNNLEEIKAAKDDLNKAVQEMTMKLYEQANAAAGAQGADAGATSSKQDDDTIDVDFTEKK
- the grpE gene encoding nucleotide exchange factor GrpE, whose product is MTTEEKNENLQEEVVEESSENAEETTEVVEEKTAEELLQEKIEKLEEEVKASEDKYLRLYAEFENFKRRKNQEIETNNIYKSQKVITEILPSLDNLERALQVDSDNEEVKALRKGVEMVYEGILNVLKTEGVEEVETENVQFDPNIHHAVMQGEESDKESGVILDTFQKGYKLKDRVIRPAMVKVNQ